From Verrucomicrobia bacterium S94, the proteins below share one genomic window:
- a CDS encoding cation:proton antiporter: MFKSLLAAFLIILPLTGSVSAADGVHRDREIHAVELQEHAGAERSADERGGAAEQQAIETELEEHFAAEAEHGITHMMMHLIIQLAVIIVFAKIGGFFAQHYFRMPSVLGELASGMIIGPYALGGLIHLPVLGQLFVENHGFAASAELYGIATLASIILLFLAGLETDIAAFLRYSVVGSIVGLGGLVTAFVIGDLVAVVWPGNGIDHFMQPPALFLGVISVATSVGITARILAEKRKMASPEGVTILAGAVFDDVFGIITLAIVMGMAKAGSGGGPVAWGAIGLIALKAVGFFVVVTGMGLAFSRRITALIKRFKSKDMIVAICFGLALLLAGLAEMAGLAMIIGAYIMGLALSRTDLVNEIEHHLQGVYNILVPIFFCVMGMMVDFTAMKPVLFFGSVYSLFAVFSKVFGCGLPALLTRFNLRGALRIGLGMLPRGEVALIVAGIGLAGGVIDQGIFGVAIMMTVVTTMLAPPLLVKSFEGGSGLRKEMAEGDEDIEVIELEFPSHDIAEFLVNRFVRALQREEFFVHHLHTDEPTFRVLKDDIAFTLVEGKNRIIIHVPKPNQHVARMILLEELLSLTDLLESTKQMKSVDEMGSDLMKGLFA; encoded by the coding sequence ATGTTCAAAAGTCTTCTCGCCGCGTTCCTGATCATTCTTCCATTAACCGGGTCCGTCAGCGCGGCAGACGGGGTGCATCGGGACCGGGAAATCCATGCGGTTGAACTGCAGGAACATGCCGGGGCCGAGCGATCAGCCGATGAGCGGGGGGGGGCTGCTGAACAGCAGGCCATCGAGACCGAACTGGAAGAACATTTTGCCGCCGAAGCTGAACACGGCATTACCCACATGATGATGCATCTGATCATCCAGCTTGCGGTGATCATTGTCTTTGCAAAAATCGGCGGTTTTTTTGCGCAGCATTATTTCAGAATGCCGTCTGTTCTGGGCGAGCTTGCTTCCGGGATGATTATCGGTCCTTATGCGCTTGGCGGTCTGATTCATCTTCCGGTTCTGGGACAGCTTTTTGTGGAAAATCATGGGTTTGCTGCGTCGGCGGAGCTTTACGGTATTGCCACGCTGGCTTCGATCATTCTTCTGTTTCTTGCCGGGCTCGAAACCGATATTGCGGCGTTTCTCCGGTATTCCGTTGTGGGTTCCATTGTCGGTCTGGGCGGTCTGGTTACGGCGTTTGTAATCGGAGATCTCGTGGCGGTTGTGTGGCCGGGGAACGGGATCGATCATTTCATGCAGCCGCCTGCGCTGTTTCTGGGGGTCATTTCGGTGGCGACTTCTGTGGGAATCACGGCGCGAATTCTGGCGGAAAAACGGAAAATGGCCTCACCGGAAGGAGTGACAATTCTGGCCGGGGCGGTATTTGATGATGTTTTCGGGATTATTACGCTGGCAATTGTCATGGGGATGGCGAAGGCGGGTTCGGGCGGTGGACCTGTGGCGTGGGGGGCTATCGGACTGATTGCGCTTAAAGCCGTAGGCTTTTTTGTGGTGGTTACCGGGATGGGGCTCGCTTTCAGCCGCAGAATCACGGCATTGATTAAACGCTTTAAATCCAAAGATATGATTGTGGCGATCTGTTTCGGGCTGGCTTTGCTGCTGGCCGGGCTGGCGGAAATGGCGGGGCTTGCGATGATCATCGGGGCCTACATTATGGGGCTGGCTCTTTCCCGGACGGATCTGGTGAACGAAATCGAACATCATCTTCAGGGCGTATATAATATTCTTGTTCCGATTTTTTTCTGTGTAATGGGAATGATGGTCGATTTTACCGCCATGAAACCGGTGCTGTTTTTCGGCTCCGTTTATTCGCTGTTCGCAGTGTTTTCAAAGGTTTTCGGCTGCGGTCTGCCGGCACTGCTGACGCGGTTCAATCTGCGCGGGGCGCTGCGTATCGGTCTGGGTATGCTGCCGCGTGGTGAAGTGGCCCTGATTGTGGCCGGGATCGGTCTGGCGGGCGGTGTGATTGACCAGGGGATTTTCGGCGTGGCCATTATGATGACGGTGGTGACGACGATGCTTGCGCCGCCGCTGCTGGTGAAATCGTTTGAAGGCGGGTCCGGGCTGCGGAAAGAGATGGCGGAGGGTGATGAGGATATTGAGGTGATTGAACTTGAATTTCCGTCGCACGATATTGCCGAATTTCTGGTGAACCGGTTTGTTCGGGCTCTGCAGCGCGAAGAATTCTTTGTTCACCATCTGCACACGGATGAACCGACTTTCCGGGTACTTAAAGACGATATTGCGTTTACTCTGGTGGAGGGAAAAAACCGGATCATTATCCATGTGCCGAAACCGAACCAGCATGTCGCCCGGATGATCCTGCTTGAAGAGCTGCTTTCGCTCACCGACCTGCTCGAATCGACCAAACAGATGAAATCGGTTGATGAAATGGGCAGCGACCTGATGAAGGGTCTGTTTGCCTGA
- a CDS encoding DUF2490 domain-containing protein → MFKRTALLALLSLASISTTTIAERPWASTSELILLYNINPEWQIFSNSRLRFGEDFDTFNMWFADIGAHYRFHKNFNIGAAYRYLEYRVGGEWEAENRPMIQGHWFGKVADISLRNRCRFEFRYYDFDRDDDVRFRNQTRAEFPWGIYGVKPYLEEEFFYSFNADNIHQNWLTGGVYFKPADKTKIRVAYRWVASRSSSATHEWSSSNELYLALIQSF, encoded by the coding sequence ATGTTTAAAAGAACGGCACTACTCGCACTGTTGTCACTCGCATCCATATCAACAACCACCATTGCAGAACGGCCGTGGGCTTCGACCAGCGAGCTGATTCTGCTGTATAACATCAATCCGGAATGGCAGATCTTCTCCAATTCCCGCCTTCGCTTCGGCGAGGATTTCGACACCTTCAATATGTGGTTTGCGGATATCGGGGCACACTACAGATTTCACAAAAACTTCAATATCGGTGCGGCATACCGTTATCTCGAATACCGTGTCGGAGGCGAATGGGAGGCGGAAAACCGTCCGATGATTCAGGGCCACTGGTTCGGTAAGGTGGCCGATATCAGTCTTCGTAACCGCTGCCGGTTTGAATTCCGCTATTATGATTTTGACCGCGATGACGATGTGCGCTTCCGGAACCAGACCCGGGCCGAATTTCCGTGGGGTATTTACGGCGTGAAGCCCTACCTCGAAGAAGAATTCTTCTACAGCTTCAATGCCGACAACATTCATCAGAACTGGCTCACCGGCGGTGTTTATTTTAAACCGGCGGACAAAACAAAAATTCGCGTCGCGTACCGCTGGGTCGCCTCCCGCTCCTCCAGCGCAACACATGAATGGAGCAGTTCAAACGAACTCTATCTGGCTCTGATTCAGAGTTTTTAA
- a CDS encoding DUF502 domain-containing protein: MEIFMLSRTKNFFRTTIIGGVIVILPTMVLVFAFRWLFGIVSEGIRPLTDLVIRNIDLPSRYDEAIAKALVISVIILGCFLVGLFVRTRLGQWIFNGLENSILNRAPGYKMVKETINQLLQKKGSPFSSVALVRIFENDVKVTAFITDRHDDGTVTVFVPTGPNPTSGFIYHLNEKYVHPVDVSVEDAMRSVISCGAGSEKLIKGLKENV, translated from the coding sequence ATGGAGATTTTCATGCTCAGCAGAACAAAAAATTTCTTTCGGACCACGATTATCGGTGGAGTGATTGTCATCCTGCCGACAATGGTCCTGGTTTTTGCATTCCGCTGGCTTTTCGGGATCGTCAGCGAAGGCATTCGCCCTTTGACCGATCTGGTGATTCGAAATATTGATCTCCCGAGCCGCTACGACGAAGCCATCGCCAAAGCCCTTGTAATTTCGGTCATTATTCTCGGCTGCTTTCTGGTCGGACTGTTTGTCCGCACGCGGCTCGGCCAGTGGATTTTCAACGGCCTCGAAAACAGCATACTGAACCGGGCACCCGGCTATAAAATGGTCAAGGAAACCATTAATCAGCTGTTGCAGAAAAAGGGCTCGCCCTTTTCCTCGGTAGCACTGGTCCGTATTTTTGAAAATGATGTAAAGGTCACGGCCTTCATTACAGATCGGCATGACGATGGAACCGTTACGGTATTTGTTCCGACAGGACCGAATCCGACTTCCGGTTTTATTTATCATCTCAATGAAAAATATGTGCATCCCGTCGATGTTTCGGTGGAGGATGCCATGCGTTCAGTGATCTCGTGTGGGGCGGGATCGGAAAAACTAATTAAGGGATTAAAGGAAAATGTTTAA
- the thiF gene encoding sulfur carrier protein ThiS adenylyltransferase ThiF — protein MKILLNERKLEVDEQETLLGIKQKIKPDADVIIYNGAAVTDDHWLKEGDRVNLIKRGEVPPPEELEALMVSRHTPGVHEKIKKATVGIAGLGGLGSAIAVALARIGVGRLILADFDVVEPSNLNRQQFFIDQLGMTKTEALEANLKRINPYVTYETHCVKVTPENIPDLFGSVDVMVEAFDRADQKAMLMQHFKSAPLVAASGLAGYGPGETIGVRKMGDRLYIVGDLETGAVPGCGLMAPRVGIAAHMQANTVLRILLGEA, from the coding sequence ATGAAGATTTTGCTGAACGAACGGAAACTTGAGGTGGATGAACAGGAAACGCTCCTGGGCATTAAGCAAAAAATCAAGCCGGATGCAGATGTCATCATCTATAACGGTGCCGCTGTGACCGATGACCATTGGCTGAAAGAGGGAGACCGCGTAAACCTCATTAAACGGGGAGAGGTTCCGCCGCCGGAGGAGCTGGAGGCCCTTATGGTTTCGCGCCACACCCCCGGGGTGCATGAGAAAATCAAAAAAGCAACGGTCGGGATTGCCGGTCTCGGCGGTCTCGGTTCCGCCATTGCCGTGGCTCTTGCGCGCATCGGAGTCGGCAGACTGATTCTTGCTGATTTTGATGTGGTGGAGCCCAGTAACCTCAACCGGCAGCAGTTTTTTATTGATCAGCTCGGTATGACCAAAACCGAGGCTCTGGAGGCCAATCTGAAGCGGATTAATCCCTATGTCACTTACGAAACCCACTGCGTGAAAGTTACACCGGAAAATATTCCGGATCTTTTCGGATCGGTTGACGTCATGGTCGAGGCTTTCGACCGGGCGGATCAGAAAGCGATGCTCATGCAGCATTTCAAATCGGCTCCGCTGGTTGCCGCCTCCGGCCTGGCGGGTTACGGTCCGGGCGAAACGATCGGTGTGCGTAAAATGGGGGACCGGCTTTATATTGTCGGTGATCTGGAAACCGGGGCCGTTCCCGGCTGCGGTCTGATGGCGCCGCGAGTCGGTATTGCCGCTCATATGCAGGCCAATACCGTGCTCAGAATTCTGTTAGGCGAAGCATGA
- a CDS encoding cupin domain-containing protein, with protein sequence MNLFEDIPGQLPEELVDVLAEGSGIRIERIVSDGHASPAGFWYDQDQNEWVLLISGSAVLEFEDRKLEMNPGDHILIPAHEKHRVASTAQTGKTVWLAVFF encoded by the coding sequence ATGAACCTGTTTGAAGATATTCCCGGGCAACTGCCGGAGGAGCTGGTGGACGTACTGGCTGAAGGTTCCGGAATCCGGATTGAACGGATTGTTTCCGATGGCCACGCTTCGCCGGCCGGTTTCTGGTATGATCAGGATCAGAATGAATGGGTGCTTTTAATTTCGGGGTCCGCTGTTCTGGAATTTGAAGATCGGAAACTTGAAATGAATCCCGGTGACCACATACTCATACCCGCTCATGAAAAACACCGTGTAGCTTCAACCGCGCAAACCGGAAAAACGGTCTGGCTGGCGGTGTTCTTCTGA
- a CDS encoding sigma-70 family RNA polymerase sigma factor, with protein MNENIELLKQYAEHGDQTAFAQIVESYINLAYSAALSCLGNADQAGDACQLTFLELSKKAGKLSDSVQLGGWIHATARHFSKKIQHSEARRQTREQRYVDDMNMQQDREPDWSRLMPEIHEAIDQLNAAEREAILLRFFQQKSLAEVGSVLGITADAARMRLNRALERLNRQMALRGISSTAAALAAALPTHAMVAAPAELAKTISTSVLAGAGVTLSGTSTLTGAVITIMKTKTVLISAVVATTAITGTGVYLSSRHTETAHTDHPSVSAPPAAVEPARVEPAAIQKTVKAETTDAFIPEPEPASLDIDPVYYRQAEQATGILEMALPMMGNQMVQAALAKQIENPSKKLRHRLSLDPEAVERFDEILAEHAATEKQRLQDAVTASSEALKNLLKTDREGLVNFVALQTMQKAGQPLSAAQEEYVQTYTKKMAENNVHMGLDAGNTQAPRQWYEVEEVIDSLNENLTIEQQEELAIQIEEQKNRKKEEAAYKRTNELANSLGLNEADRTALYKYLYQHPDATNEDITERVTPELRELMPNGAFPFGADGSETFPESEKQNQ; from the coding sequence ATGAATGAAAACATCGAATTATTGAAACAGTATGCAGAGCATGGCGACCAGACCGCCTTTGCGCAGATCGTCGAAAGCTACATCAATCTGGCCTACTCGGCCGCTCTTTCCTGCCTGGGCAATGCAGACCAGGCCGGAGATGCCTGTCAGCTCACCTTCCTGGAACTGTCTAAAAAAGCCGGAAAACTGTCGGACTCCGTTCAACTGGGCGGATGGATTCATGCGACGGCCCGTCATTTCTCCAAAAAAATCCAGCACTCGGAAGCACGCCGCCAAACACGCGAACAACGATATGTGGACGATATGAATATGCAGCAGGACCGTGAACCGGATTGGAGCCGGCTGATGCCGGAGATCCACGAAGCTATTGATCAACTTAATGCCGCCGAGCGTGAGGCCATTCTGCTGCGATTCTTCCAGCAGAAAAGTCTGGCCGAAGTGGGCTCGGTTCTCGGCATTACGGCCGATGCCGCACGTATGCGGCTGAACCGGGCGCTGGAGCGACTGAACCGCCAGATGGCCCTGCGCGGAATCTCCTCAACGGCGGCAGCACTGGCCGCAGCCCTTCCAACGCATGCCATGGTCGCGGCACCGGCAGAGTTGGCCAAAACCATTTCAACTTCCGTTCTTGCCGGTGCAGGAGTCACGCTTTCAGGAACCTCAACCCTAACAGGAGCAGTCATTACCATCATGAAAACAAAGACCGTACTTATCTCAGCCGTTGTCGCGACAACGGCTATCACCGGAACCGGAGTTTACCTATCCTCCCGACATACAGAAACAGCCCATACTGATCATCCTTCCGTTTCTGCTCCTCCCGCAGCGGTCGAGCCTGCAAGGGTAGAGCCGGCAGCAATCCAGAAAACCGTAAAAGCAGAAACCACAGATGCGTTTATTCCCGAACCTGAGCCTGCATCACTCGACATTGATCCGGTCTATTACCGGCAGGCAGAACAGGCCACCGGTATCCTGGAAATGGCCCTGCCCATGATGGGTAATCAAATGGTACAGGCCGCGTTGGCAAAACAGATCGAAAATCCTTCCAAAAAACTCCGGCACCGGCTTTCACTTGATCCGGAAGCGGTCGAACGATTTGATGAAATTCTGGCCGAACATGCCGCAACAGAAAAGCAACGCTTGCAGGATGCCGTAACGGCATCCTCTGAAGCCCTGAAAAACCTTCTGAAAACAGACCGGGAAGGATTAGTGAATTTCGTTGCACTGCAAACCATGCAGAAAGCCGGACAGCCCCTCTCGGCGGCGCAGGAAGAATATGTTCAGACCTACACAAAAAAAATGGCGGAAAACAATGTCCATATGGGTCTGGATGCAGGAAACACTCAAGCCCCGCGCCAATGGTATGAGGTAGAAGAGGTAATTGATTCGCTGAATGAAAACCTGACCATAGAGCAGCAGGAAGAGCTGGCTATCCAAATCGAAGAACAGAAAAACCGAAAGAAAGAAGAGGCCGCCTACAAACGAACCAATGAACTCGCCAACAGCCTGGGCCTGAATGAGGCGGACCGCACCGCATTATATAAATACCTCTATCAACATCCGGATGCCACGAACGAAGATATTACCGAACGGGTTACTCCGGAGCTTCGCGAGCTGATGCCGAACGGCGCCTTCCCCTTTGGAGCCGACGGCAGCGAAACCTTTCCGGAATCCGAAAAACAGAATCAATAA
- a CDS encoding MBL fold metallo-hydrolase — MIRATYSIGVYKLIVVQVLLDSYETFNYLLCKDGRAILIDCGEAEPVFQALEKGAFQLTDILITHNHGDHVGGCRAVQDRLGVLSISPAVESRTLEILGTTCRSLATPGHLDVCKSYYFPDLKLLFAGDTIIGGAVGRMMGERRSSFFSPWKPLKPYRMKPLFSEGMIIWRKMRRLRFRSIRRMKL, encoded by the coding sequence ATGATTCGAGCAACATATTCTATTGGAGTCTATAAACTCATTGTGGTGCAGGTGCTGCTGGATTCTTACGAAACCTTCAATTATCTGCTCTGCAAAGACGGGCGGGCCATTCTTATCGACTGCGGGGAAGCGGAACCGGTTTTTCAGGCGCTGGAAAAAGGAGCGTTTCAGCTGACCGATATTCTGATCACACATAACCACGGGGACCACGTCGGTGGATGCCGTGCCGTGCAGGATCGGCTGGGCGTGCTGTCCATCAGTCCGGCAGTGGAGAGTCGTACGCTTGAAATCCTCGGAACAACGTGTCGGTCATTGGCCACGCCGGGACATCTGGATGTCTGTAAAAGTTACTATTTTCCGGATCTTAAGCTCCTGTTTGCCGGGGACACGATTATCGGCGGTGCTGTGGGACGGATGATGGGGGAACGGCGGAGCAGTTTTTTCAGTCCTTGGAAACCATTAAAGCCCTACCGGATGAAACCGTTGTTTTCGGAGGGCATGATTATCTGGAGGAAAATGCGGCGTTTGCGCTTTCGGTCAATCCGGAGAATGAAGCTATAA
- the djlA gene encoding co-chaperone DjlA: MAWTGKIIGGVLGSLLGPIGTVVGVGIGHQFDKGTSKVKQISQTFQVAFFGCLAKMARADGKITQDEIDAVEAIMARFRYTGETRKQAIEIFRRAKDDPHTAADYINQLADVIQFNPQIAMTFIGALHAVAAADGAIHANEREILLQAERAFRLRPGTIDAMLNGGFGGGSAGGTRPAQVNAVENAYKVLDVSPDASDAEIKKIYRQKCMEFHPDKLASKGLPEEFMTYAHEQLAKVNEAYDVIKKERGL; the protein is encoded by the coding sequence ATGGCATGGACAGGTAAAATTATCGGCGGCGTACTCGGCTCACTGCTCGGCCCGATCGGCACCGTCGTCGGCGTTGGCATCGGCCATCAGTTCGACAAAGGTACCAGTAAAGTTAAACAGATTTCCCAGACCTTCCAGGTCGCCTTCTTCGGCTGTCTGGCCAAAATGGCGCGGGCCGACGGAAAAATTACACAGGACGAGATCGATGCGGTTGAAGCCATTATGGCCCGGTTCCGCTACACCGGCGAAACCCGCAAACAGGCCATCGAAATTTTCCGCCGCGCTAAAGACGATCCGCACACGGCGGCGGATTACATCAACCAGCTCGCCGACGTCATTCAGTTTAATCCGCAGATTGCCATGACCTTTATCGGCGCACTGCACGCCGTAGCCGCGGCCGACGGTGCCATTCATGCCAATGAACGCGAAATTCTGCTGCAGGCCGAACGCGCCTTCCGCCTGCGTCCCGGCACCATCGATGCCATGCTCAACGGCGGGTTCGGCGGCGGCAGTGCAGGCGGAACCCGGCCGGCACAGGTCAATGCAGTTGAAAACGCCTATAAAGTACTCGATGTTTCCCCCGATGCATCCGACGCGGAAATCAAAAAAATCTACCGTCAGAAATGCATGGAATTCCATCCCGACAAACTGGCCTCAAAAGGCCTGCCGGAAGAATTCATGACCTATGCCCACGAACAGCTCGCCAAGGTCAACGAAGCCTACGACGTCATCAAAAAAGAACGCGGACTGTAA
- a CDS encoding DUF2132 domain-containing protein — translation MDKQPNNPLHGITLEKLLIRLVDHYGWEKLGQQIDIRCFNWEPSIKSSLKFLRKHQWARDEVEALYLNTEW, via the coding sequence ATGGACAAACAACCGAATAATCCATTGCATGGCATTACGCTGGAAAAACTGCTGATCCGTCTGGTTGATCATTATGGTTGGGAAAAGCTGGGGCAGCAGATTGATATCCGTTGTTTCAACTGGGAACCGAGCATTAAATCGAGTCTGAAATTTCTGCGTAAACACCAATGGGCGCGGGATGAAGTTGAAGCGCTGTATCTGAATACCGAGTGGTGA
- a CDS encoding tetratricopeptide repeat protein: protein MKPLIALTCLLTVSVYADESILLQRIVALEKRVAELEEKLAPVLEEERVKAIAEEQKALARERMLLDAEYLKRIDLNLIEKAYQTGSKDWTTEEAARAFKLLIEKYPQANRTGCAVLSMAQTKSGNEQIELLEKAINEHGTCYFLNGVNVGAYARLYLGMRYLKDGKKEKAAQLFEELKNHFPDAIDHKGQPLTTHLEGLR from the coding sequence ATGAAACCGCTTATTGCATTGACCTGTCTGCTCACCGTGTCGGTTTACGCCGATGAAAGCATTCTGCTACAGCGCATTGTCGCCCTCGAAAAACGGGTGGCCGAACTGGAGGAAAAACTGGCACCGGTTCTGGAAGAAGAACGGGTTAAAGCCATTGCGGAGGAACAGAAAGCCCTCGCCCGAGAACGCATGCTGCTTGATGCGGAATACCTGAAACGCATTGATCTCAACCTCATTGAAAAAGCGTATCAGACCGGCAGTAAAGACTGGACCACAGAAGAAGCCGCCCGAGCTTTTAAACTGCTCATCGAAAAATATCCGCAGGCAAACCGGACCGGCTGCGCGGTGCTGAGTATGGCCCAGACCAAATCCGGAAACGAACAGATCGAACTGCTGGAAAAAGCCATCAACGAACACGGTACCTGCTACTTTTTAAACGGCGTAAATGTCGGCGCCTATGCCCGCCTCTATCTCGGAATGCGCTATCTTAAAGACGGTAAAAAAGAAAAGGCTGCACAGCTGTTTGAAGAGCTGAAAAACCATTTTCCCGATGCAATCGACCACAAAGGTCAACCGCTCACAACACACCTTGAAGGACTTCGATAA
- the der gene encoding ribosome biogenesis GTPase Der, producing the protein MHNPFPAVFINPFFFPFPLTAEADSRITLRAMEETKSKRVVAIVGRPNVGKSALFNRLVGRRVSIVHEEVGVTRDRVACEARWNNERFELIDTGGLGHFDKQVSDDQIVAGTEAQAKIAIADASFIIFVTDITAGLTPLDEEVARILHESGIPVLLAANKTDNPEREEHIYDFDQLGFPTYPVSAIQNRGISDLMDALIPQLPKEDNPTEKKPLRVAVVGRPNAGKSSYINRLLKDERVIVSDIPGTTRDSIEVPFTIGKGESARHYELIDTAGVQKDTRGKGAVDWFSNLRTDKAIERADVVVMILDAETGPTSRDKKVAAKIIDAQKGCLILCNKWDLAEEADQEITQTQYLPALREALPFMGFAPVLFVSAKSGYNIKRSVEAIDYVAAMTRTEITTGVLNRVIEQAVAKYPPPIAKGKRLKIFYATQSGTNPIYFKIFVNDPANARSNWLAYLQNQFREAFGLEGAPIFIKLVARSRPKQK; encoded by the coding sequence ATGCACAATCCATTTCCTGCCGTCTTCATTAATCCATTCTTTTTCCCTTTCCCGTTGACCGCTGAAGCGGATTCACGTATCACCCTTCGCGCTATGGAAGAGACGAAAAGCAAAAGAGTTGTGGCAATTGTAGGCCGGCCGAATGTTGGAAAATCAGCACTGTTCAACCGGCTCGTGGGCCGTCGTGTGTCCATCGTGCACGAAGAGGTCGGTGTTACACGCGACCGCGTGGCGTGCGAAGCCCGCTGGAATAATGAACGCTTTGAGCTGATCGATACCGGTGGACTGGGCCATTTTGATAAACAGGTTTCCGATGACCAGATTGTGGCCGGCACAGAGGCACAGGCGAAAATCGCCATTGCCGATGCCTCTTTCATTATATTCGTCACCGATATCACCGCCGGACTCACACCGCTCGACGAAGAAGTTGCACGTATTCTGCACGAAAGCGGAATTCCTGTTCTGCTGGCCGCCAACAAAACCGATAATCCGGAACGTGAAGAGCATATCTATGATTTTGATCAGCTCGGTTTCCCTACCTATCCGGTTTCCGCCATTCAGAACCGCGGGATTAGTGATTTGATGGACGCACTGATTCCCCAGCTGCCGAAAGAAGACAATCCGACAGAAAAAAAACCGTTGCGTGTCGCCGTGGTCGGCCGACCGAATGCCGGCAAATCGTCCTATATTAACCGCCTGCTGAAAGATGAACGTGTGATTGTCTCCGATATTCCGGGAACGACACGCGACAGCATCGAAGTTCCTTTCACGATCGGGAAAGGCGAAAGCGCCCGGCACTATGAGTTAATCGACACCGCAGGTGTCCAGAAAGATACGCGGGGCAAAGGGGCCGTTGACTGGTTTTCCAATCTCCGAACAGATAAGGCCATTGAGCGGGCTGACGTCGTGGTCATGATTCTCGATGCCGAAACCGGCCCGACCAGTCGGGATAAAAAGGTTGCGGCAAAAATCATCGATGCCCAGAAAGGCTGCCTGATTCTCTGCAACAAATGGGACCTCGCCGAAGAAGCGGACCAGGAAATCACGCAGACACAGTATCTTCCGGCCTTGCGCGAAGCACTGCCGTTTATGGGATTTGCTCCGGTGCTGTTTGTTTCCGCTAAAAGCGGCTACAACATCAAACGCTCCGTCGAGGCCATCGACTATGTCGCCGCCATGACCCGCACCGAAATCACCACCGGCGTCCTCAACCGCGTCATTGAACAGGCGGTCGCCAAATATCCCCCGCCGATCGCCAAAGGCAAACGCCTCAAGATTTTCTACGCCACGCAGTCGGGAACCAACCCGATCTATTTCAAAATTTTCGTCAACGATCCTGCCAACGCCCGTTCCAACTGGCTGGCCTATCTGCAGAACCAGTTCCGCGAAGCCTTCGGTCTGGAGGGCGCCCCGATCTTTATCAAGCTCGTTGCCCGCTCCCGCCCGAAGCAGAAATAA
- a CDS encoding LemA family protein codes for MIALLVLLGLIVVLALWIVGMYNGLVVLRNRFKNAFAQIDVQLKRRYDLIPNLVETAKGYMEHERETLEAVIQARNQAASAGKAAATNPGDAGAMAGLLGAEGMLTGALGKLFALSEAYPDLKANQNMMQLTEELTSTENKISFARQAYNDAVTVYNTKREVFPSNIIAGMFNFTPAVLFEVEDSAVKDAPKVSF; via the coding sequence ATGATTGCTTTACTCGTACTGCTCGGACTCATCGTAGTGCTGGCTCTGTGGATCGTCGGGATGTACAATGGCCTCGTGGTGCTGCGCAACCGCTTTAAAAACGCCTTTGCCCAGATTGATGTCCAACTGAAACGCCGCTACGACCTGATTCCCAATCTCGTTGAAACCGCCAAGGGCTATATGGAGCACGAGCGCGAAACGCTCGAGGCCGTCATTCAGGCTCGTAACCAGGCGGCATCAGCCGGCAAAGCCGCCGCGACAAATCCGGGCGATGCCGGGGCCATGGCCGGTCTGCTCGGTGCGGAAGGCATGCTGACCGGTGCCCTCGGCAAACTGTTCGCGCTCTCCGAAGCCTATCCGGATCTCAAAGCCAATCAGAACATGATGCAGCTGACTGAGGAGCTGACCTCCACCGAAAATAAAATCTCCTTCGCCCGTCAGGCCTATAACGACGCGGTTACCGTATACAATACAAAGCGCGAAGTATTCCCTTCCAACATCATCGCCGGCATGTTCAACTTTACTCCGGCCGTACTGTTCGAAGTCGAAGACAGCGCCGTCAAAGATGCCCCGAAAGTGAGTTTCTAA
- a CDS encoding HU family DNA-binding protein: MAATKSDIIAKMADDAGITKVQAKAALESLVAQAYKGGKSKDGFTIPGIGKITKSRRKARKGRNPATGETIKIAAKTIVKIKTLKACQDAIVPPKKK, encoded by the coding sequence ATGGCAGCAACCAAAAGTGACATCATCGCCAAAATGGCGGATGACGCCGGCATTACAAAAGTACAGGCCAAAGCCGCACTCGAATCGCTCGTTGCACAGGCCTATAAAGGCGGAAAGTCCAAAGACGGCTTCACCATCCCGGGTATTGGAAAAATCACTAAATCCCGTCGTAAAGCCCGTAAAGGCCGCAACCCCGCTACCGGCGAAACCATCAAAATCGCTGCGAAAACTATTGTTAAAATCAAAACCCTCAAAGCCTGTCAGGACGCCATCGTCCCGCCGAAAAAGAAATAA